The DNA segment CGCCGAAGCCTGCTGTACCCGTCGACGCCGCGCTCGAAGCGTTCAGGATGATCGAGCCCCCGTCCTGGAACAGGGGCAGCGCCTTCTGCACTGTGAATACCAGTCCCTTGACGTTCACGTCGAACATGGTGTCGAAGTCCTCCTCGGTGATGGCCCCCAGGGGCTGGAGTGTGCCCATACCGGCGTTGGCGAAGAGGACGTCGATTCGCCCCTTCTGTAACTTCACGGTAGCGTACAGACGGTCGAGGTCGGCAAGGCTGGCAACGTCTCCCTGAACGGCAGTTGTGTTCTTTCCGATCCTCTTAACCGCGGCGTTGAGTTCCGCCTGACGGCGACCAGTGATGAAGACATGGGCACCCTCGGTAACGAAGCGCTCCGCCGTGGCCAATCCCAGTCCACTGTTGCCACCGGTGACGACCGCGATCTTTCCGTCGAGCTTCCCCATTTCGGACTCCTTGATCTCAGCGCGACAAAACGGCTAGCCCGTCCGTCGATCCAGATCGGGCGAGGGCGCTCGTCACATCTTTCCCTGACCCACGCCGACGCATCTACCTTCTGTACCGTTCGGTAGACAACTACCATGATCGACAAGGAGCTGTCAAGCAGATTACTACCGTTAGTACTAATCTGAAGGACGCAGCGAGCGGGCCGCCGTGCCTCGGCGTCAGCGCGACGGCTTAGTCGGCCAAACCTGCAGTGCTAGCGCGATCACCCTCAGCAACGGCCTGCGCGTGGCTCCCGTCGCCGCCAGGACGGACAATCCGAAATTGACCGCGGTGACGTAGCGGGCCAGGGCGGCGATGTCGGTGCCCACCTGAAGGTCCCCTTCCGCGACTGCCTGTTCAAACCGCTTGCGCAGTCTCGCCTCACCCTCGATCCGCTGGGCGGCCATCTGCTTTCCCAACCGACCTCCGGGGTCGCCGCACGACAGGGTGCCGCGGACCCACATGCAGCCGGGCGGAGTGTCCTCGTTCGTGCCTACGTCCACGGCACCGCGCATCATGCGTTCGGCGACCGCGCGCGCGGTCGGTTCCTGAAGCGCCAGGCGCAGATAGGACGAGGGCCCCTCCGCGTAACGCGCGAGCGCCTTGTGGAACAGCGCCCCCTTGTCGCCGAAGGCGGAGTAGAGGCTAGGCCGGTTGATGCCCATGGCCGCCGTCAGGTCCGATAGCGAGGCCGCCTCGTAGCCCTTGCGCCAGAACACCTCCATGGCCTGGTCCAGTGCCGAGTCCGTGTCGAATGACCGAGGTCGGCCGGGGGGTCTCCGATGTTTCATACTGCTCGATATTAAATCGTTCGGGCGGAGCCGTCCACCCTGAATGACCTTACGGAGGGGTGCACGATAGGCCGGGCCAACGGCGGATCCGCCCCGTCGGCCACACAC comes from the Vicinamibacteria bacterium genome and includes:
- a CDS encoding glucose 1-dehydrogenase produces the protein MGKLDGKIAVVTGGNSGLGLATAERFVTEGAHVFITGRRQAELNAAVKRIGKNTTAVQGDVASLADLDRLYATVKLQKGRIDVLFANAGMGTLQPLGAITEEDFDTMFDVNVKGLVFTVQKALPLFQDGGSIILNASSAASTGTAGFGVYGATKAAVRSFARNWSVDLKARKIRVNAISPGVIPTPGYANIGLVGEALEQFKAAIVINIPMGRIGEADEVAKAVAFLASDESSYITGIDLAVDGGMTQV
- a CDS encoding TetR/AcrR family transcriptional regulator, which codes for MKHRRPPGRPRSFDTDSALDQAMEVFWRKGYEAASLSDLTAAMGINRPSLYSAFGDKGALFHKALARYAEGPSSYLRLALQEPTARAVAERMMRGAVDVGTNEDTPPGCMWVRGTLSCGDPGGRLGKQMAAQRIEGEARLRKRFEQAVAEGDLQVGTDIAALARYVTAVNFGLSVLAATGATRRPLLRVIALALQVWPTKPSR